In Nitrospiria bacterium, a genomic segment contains:
- a CDS encoding OmpA family protein — MKQWPRSLLGVFALTMFWTGCVSQQSFQSVLQQLERERQQSEQLRKENDQLKSDAAKLREDAARLAGDNQGLLKAAQDDKTRADELSAQVESLSRENKALMKKKGVVIKKPDMAWAKSLSDGFQKSFRDEIRTGKARVKQTEDRLTFVLAEPLLFDQDDVEITQEGEDVLVKLGEVLARSKGRQIVIGSHMDDAPIAASMAKDFPTAWEFTGTRAVSVVRFLQEEGKINGNWLSAAAYGSTRPIASNATDSGRAQNRRIEVALLP; from the coding sequence ATGAAACAATGGCCTCGATCCCTTCTGGGCGTCTTCGCGTTGACGATGTTCTGGACCGGTTGCGTCAGCCAGCAGAGTTTTCAATCCGTGCTTCAGCAGTTGGAACGGGAACGTCAACAGAGCGAGCAGCTTCGCAAGGAAAACGATCAACTTAAATCGGACGCCGCGAAGCTCAGGGAAGACGCCGCCCGGCTGGCCGGGGACAACCAGGGTCTTTTGAAAGCGGCCCAGGATGATAAAACGAGGGCGGACGAACTTTCGGCCCAGGTGGAAAGCCTGTCCCGTGAGAACAAGGCCCTTATGAAGAAGAAAGGCGTCGTCATCAAGAAGCCGGACATGGCGTGGGCCAAAAGTCTCTCGGACGGATTTCAAAAGTCCTTTCGGGACGAAATACGAACCGGGAAGGCCCGGGTCAAGCAGACGGAGGATCGGCTGACCTTTGTCTTGGCGGAGCCGCTTTTATTCGATCAAGACGACGTGGAGATCACCCAGGAAGGGGAAGATGTTCTTGTCAAACTCGGCGAGGTCCTGGCCAGGTCCAAAGGCCGACAGATTGTGATCGGAAGCCATATGGATGACGCCCCGATCGCCGCCTCCATGGCCAAGGATTTTCCCACGGCCTGGGAGTTTACCGGAACGAGGGCCGTATCGGTGGTCCGTTTCCTTCAGGAAGAGGGCAAGATCAACGGAAATTGGTTGAGCGCGGCGGCCTACGGTTCGACACGGCCGATCGCGAGCAATGCGACGGATTCCGGGCGGGCCCAGAACCGGAGGATTGAGGTCGCTCTGTTGCCGTAA